CTTAATAATACCTATACTGACAGAACCTACCACTTCTTTTCCGTTTGCTTTGATGCGGATTTTTTTAACCTCCTGTAAAACTCTTTCAGCTAATTTTTTTACCCCTTCAAGGTCTGCTCTAAGAATTAAAAGAAATTCGTCCCCTCCCCATCTAACAGCAATGTCCTCTGCCCGAGTATTTTTCTTTATTACCTCAGCTATAGCTTTTAAATATTCATCTCCTACCAAGTGTCCAAACTGATCGTTTATTTCTTTTAGATAATCCACATCCATAAAAAGTAAACAGTAGTTTTGCCCTCTCTTTACCAACTCGAAAATCCGTTTGATAACATCCTTTAAATATACCCTGTTATAAAGTCCTGTAAGTTGATCTTTAGTTGCTATATCAAAAAGTTGTTCCACCCTTTCTTTAAAGTAAGAAACATCATATCCTATCACTAAGTAATACAGACTGTATTCTTTTATAGGGATTATCTCAAAGCTGAAACACACCTCTTTTCCATTTTTTACTTTTAAACAAAACTCAAAACTCTCATCTTTTTCTAAATCTTTTGAATCCATTAAAGACAAAAAGGAAGATAAAGATTTATCGTCCATCAAGTTTTTCCATAAACTGTTTGCATATATCAAATTTTTTTCTTCATCAAATACCGCAACCACCAAGTTAGACCGTTCTGCTATCATCTGATAGATCTTCTTAGCTTGGTTGATTTCTTCAATCTGGAGTTTTAAGAGCGAATAAACTTCGTTAAAATGTGCTACCAGTTCAACAAGCTCATCTTCTCCTTTTAAGGTGATCGTTTCCTTTTTACCCTGAGGAATCTGTTCTATTTCATCTTTTACAGAATGTATCCTTTTTAACACTTTCATCATATGAAAATAATATATTCCAAAAATAAGTGCTAAAAATAAGGCTTGTATCAGGATAAACTCCCAAAGATATTTTTCAAACATCAACTTTCTTGGAGCAGTAAAACTCATAGCCAAAGGATTCCCAAAGAAATCTTTAATTGTGGTGACAACCTCATAAAACCCTCTTTCATCGAATTTAATGCTATTCTCGACCTTTCTACCTTTATAATAAACAAAACTTACTTCGCTAAGCCCAAAAATGTTTTTAATCAAATCTAACTTCTCTTCGTCTAAAGGAGAAACCATAACCAAAATCCCTACAGGTGGCTTTATGCCCTCTGAATCACTTACAGGATAAAAACTGACTATAGATGGAACGTTTTTATAAAAAGAAAGCGCGGTATAAACAGAAGTTAAGGTTATCTCTTTATAAAGAGAACGATAATAGTGATAGTGTTCCTCTAACCATAAATGGTCTAAAGGAAGGATCTCTCTAGTTTTCTTATCAAAAAAACCTCCTGCCTTTACCCTTCCGTCAGGATAAAGATAGATAATCACAGAAAGTTTGTTGTTTTCGTAGGATTCTATGTTTAAGTTTGACTTAGGAAATTTAGGATTTTTATCCTGTAAAAATTCATATACCTCATCCCAAACCGCCCAATCTCTGGTTAAAAGTTCAACTCTCTTTTTCTCTGCTTCAAGGTATTTTACTATTTCTACACTTGTTGAAGCAATCCAGTTTTTTTCTATTTCAAGTAAAACTTTTTTAAAAAAACCAGAATAAATCCCCCAACTTAAAACTAAGAACAGAAAAAGTTGAACAAAAAGCCAGAACAAAATCTTCTTTTTAAGCCTCATATAAAAACCTTAGTTTTTTTAATCTATACGCTAATTTTAATAAAAAAAGCAAATTTTACTACTCATTTTTAACCAAAAACTTTTTTAAAAACTCTATTTCATCTTCTTTAGTTTTAACCTTTCCTTCTAACCTTTTTAAACGAAGGATCTTTAAAATCTCTCCTATTTCTTTCCCTGATCTAAAACCCAATTTTTTTAAATCTTCACCGTTTAACTCAGGTCTAACCTTAGAATAAACCTTTAAATACCGAAAAATTTCTTCTTTAAGTTCAGGGAAAATAACTGCAAAAGCACAAAGATACTCCCTCCGAACTTTATCAAACCACTCTAACTTTTCTTTCAAGCTTAACGTGTTTATTTTATGATAAAATCCTCTAAAGTTATTGAGAAGACTTTCAATCCTTGTAATCTCTACCTCACTAAAACCTAATCTCTCTAAACCACTTAAGCTTTCAACCATCCCTAAAAAATAAACCTTTTCCCTTTCTTTGGGACTAAACTCTTCTTTTACCTCTTTTAACACCTCACAAAGTAACGGAAAATTTTCCCTGGCTACCTCAAGCCCTGCCTCTTTAAAAACCTCAAGCTGATAAGTAGTTTCAAGGAGCTTTAACAGAATCTCTTCCCCTTCTTTAAACAAATAAAGTTTCAGCTCATTGGCCAACCTTGCAGAAGAAAGCTTTTTTAAAGCTTCCTTTTGATAACAAACCTCTAAAGCCTGATAAAACTCCTCAGAAAAATCAAATCCAAGCCTTACTTTGTACCTTATCCCCCTAAAAATACGGGTAGGATCTTCCACAAAAGAGTTAAGGTGCAAGGGTTTAACAAGAGAAGCTTCAAGGTCTTTTAAACCGTCTAACAGGTCAAGCAAAAGCCCTTCATAAGGAGCAGAAAGCCCTATGGCTAAAGCATTTATCGTAAAATCCCTTCTTAAAAGGTCGTCCATGAAGTTAGAAGGAAAAACCTTAGGAAGCTGGGCAATTTCTTCATAAACCTCTCTTCTTGCTGTGATAAAGTCCACCTCCAGAGGTTCTCCGTCTAAAAAAAATCTTACTTTGTAGGTAAGAAATTGAGACTTAAAAAGGATTTCTTTGTTTAGGTCTTCGTTTAGTTCCTGTAAAAACTTCTCTAAGTTTCCCTCTAAAACGATATCAAAATCTTTAGAACTTTGTGGGTTTAGTTTGCCTTTTTTAAAAAGGAGGTAATCCCTTACCACCCCTCCTGCAAAATACAAAAACTCTCCTCTCTTTTTGGCTAACTTCCTAAGTCTATCCAAAAATTCTTTGGTTTCCTCTTCCTTAGCCACAAAATCTAAAAAATCTTCGAAATCAACAGGATAAACCTTAGGCCCTTGGGTGATGTTTGTCATAAACTTCTCTAAGCCTCTTGTAGTCTAAGTGGGTATAAATCTGGGTGGTAGCTAAGCTACTATGTCCAAGCATAAGTTGAAGGGCTCTTAAGTCTGCCCCTCCTTGCAGGAGATGAGAAGCAAAGGAATGTCTTAACACATGAGGAGAAACCTTTTCAGGGTCTATCCCGGCTTTTAAGGCATACTGTTTAATTAACTGCCAAAATCTTTGTCTGGTAAGAGGACCTCCCCTTCGGTTTAAGAACACATAGTCTTTACTTTTAGGGTTGGCAAACAAAGGCCTTATGTTATAAAGATAGCCCTTTAAAAACTCAAGGGCATAATCTCCCATCGGAACAAGCCTCTCTTTTCCACCCTTACCCATAACCCTTAAAAAACCTAACTCAAGGTTGAAATCCTTGATCTTTAGTTCTACCAATTCAGAAACTCTGAGGCCTGTGGCATACATCACCTCAAGCATCGTCCTATCTCTATATCCCAACGGATGGGTCAGGTCTGGTTGAGACAACAACCTTTCTGTCTCATCAATACTTAATACCTTAGGGAGTCTCATCGGAAGTTTAGGGTTTTCAAACCAATCCGAACCGATGGTAAGTCCCTTTTCTACCTGTAGAAATTTTAAAAAACTCCTAAGACTTGAAAGCTTTCTTGCCACGGTAAAAGGATTATAACCTTTGGTCTTCAAATACTCTAAGTATTCGTTGAGATTGCCTATGGTTTCTACATTTAACACGCCTTTTTTTTGTAAAAACTCTTCTAAATCTCTCAGGTCATACCCATAGGAAACAATCGTGTTGAAAGAAGCATTTTTTACTGCCAAAAGATAAGACAAAAATTCTTCGATATATTCCTTAATCAAAGGGAAAGTTCCTTTAGAAGGGTTTCTACCTTAAAACTTATGGTTTCATCCTTAGAAGTAAGCACCAACGTTTTTAGCTTAGAAAGCATACCCTGTTTTTCTGTGGTAGTCCTTTGAGGAAAAAGTTCCTTTATTTTTTCTAAGGTTTTGATTACCAAATTTTTGTCGTCCAGGTCTAAAAAAAGCATAAGGGTCCGCCAATCTTCAGGCAACCCATATCTTTCCACAAACTCTTTGGCTAATTTTTTGAAATTCTTATTTCCATATTGCTGGTGTAACCGCTCTAAAAAACTCTGCTTTTCCAGCTCTTCTTTATCTACAAAAAGTTTATCAAGCTCTTTAAGGTATTTTTGTTTGTTTTTGGTGTCTATCCCAGAGGAAGCCTTATCTTTTCTTTCAAGTTTTTTTCTGATTTTACTTAAACCACTTTGAGACTTTAGTTTGTCTATCTCTCGCCAGGAAAGTTTTCTGTCTCCATCGTCTTTCGACATGGCTACCTCCTACTTTTACATTTTACCTGAAAAAATTTTATATCTGGTAACATAACCGCCGTTAGAAAACCTCCATACACACAACCTGTGTCTATACCTATCCTATCAGGACCTAAAAATGGAGTTGGAAAAGGGGTATGACCAAAAACTACTGTTTTAGGTAGAACCTTTTTTGACTCATAAAAGAGCCCTCTTATCCATAAAAAATCTTCTTCTGTTTGATCTTTCAAACTCTTATAAGGATTTATCCCAGCATGCACAAACAAGTAATCTTCACACTCAAAAAACAACCTTAACTCCTGAAAAAAAATCTGATGCTCTAAAGGAAGCTCAACCATTCGTTTTTCTGAATTATAATACTGACTAATAGTGACCTCTCCTCCGTTATAGAAAAAAAGTTCCACGTTTTTCCCCTCTAAAAACCATTCAAACATCAACTCGTGGTTTCCTTTAAGG
Above is a genomic segment from Thermodesulfobacterium commune DSM 2178 containing:
- a CDS encoding diguanylate cyclase, translating into MRLKKKILFWLFVQLFLFLVLSWGIYSGFFKKVLLEIEKNWIASTSVEIVKYLEAEKKRVELLTRDWAVWDEVYEFLQDKNPKFPKSNLNIESYENNKLSVIIYLYPDGRVKAGGFFDKKTREILPLDHLWLEEHYHYYRSLYKEITLTSVYTALSFYKNVPSIVSFYPVSDSEGIKPPVGILVMVSPLDEEKLDLIKNIFGLSEVSFVYYKGRKVENSIKFDERGFYEVVTTIKDFFGNPLAMSFTAPRKLMFEKYLWEFILIQALFLALIFGIYYFHMMKVLKRIHSVKDEIEQIPQGKKETITLKGEDELVELVAHFNEVYSLLKLQIEEINQAKKIYQMIAERSNLVVAVFDEEKNLIYANSLWKNLMDDKSLSSFLSLMDSKDLEKDESFEFCLKVKNGKEVCFSFEIIPIKEYSLYYLVIGYDVSYFKERVEQLFDIATKDQLTGLYNRVYLKDVIKRIFELVKRGQNYCLLFMDVDYLKEINDQFGHLVGDEYLKAIAEVIKKNTRAEDIAVRWGGDEFLLILRADLEGVKKLAERVLQEVKKIRIKANGKEVVGSVSIGIIKIEPDRELEELLLKVDQALYKAKFEGRGVIKVLS
- a CDS encoding tRNA nucleotidyltransferase/poly(A) polymerase family protein; amino-acid sequence: MTNITQGPKVYPVDFEDFLDFVAKEEETKEFLDRLRKLAKKRGEFLYFAGGVVRDYLLFKKGKLNPQSSKDFDIVLEGNLEKFLQELNEDLNKEILFKSQFLTYKVRFFLDGEPLEVDFITARREVYEEIAQLPKVFPSNFMDDLLRRDFTINALAIGLSAPYEGLLLDLLDGLKDLEASLVKPLHLNSFVEDPTRIFRGIRYKVRLGFDFSEEFYQALEVCYQKEALKKLSSARLANELKLYLFKEGEEILLKLLETTYQLEVFKEAGLEVARENFPLLCEVLKEVKEEFSPKEREKVYFLGMVESLSGLERLGFSEVEITRIESLLNNFRGFYHKINTLSLKEKLEWFDKVRREYLCAFAVIFPELKEEIFRYLKVYSKVRPELNGEDLKKLGFRSGKEIGEILKILRLKRLEGKVKTKEDEIEFLKKFLVKNE
- the xerD gene encoding site-specific tyrosine recombinase XerD yields the protein MIKEYIEEFLSYLLAVKNASFNTIVSYGYDLRDLEEFLQKKGVLNVETIGNLNEYLEYLKTKGYNPFTVARKLSSLRSFLKFLQVEKGLTIGSDWFENPKLPMRLPKVLSIDETERLLSQPDLTHPLGYRDRTMLEVMYATGLRVSELVELKIKDFNLELGFLRVMGKGGKERLVPMGDYALEFLKGYLYNIRPLFANPKSKDYVFLNRRGGPLTRQRFWQLIKQYALKAGIDPEKVSPHVLRHSFASHLLQGGADLRALQLMLGHSSLATTQIYTHLDYKRLREVYDKHHPRA
- a CDS encoding metallophosphoesterase family protein; the encoded protein is MYEGLKIFAVGDIHGCLESLEALLEILPINWGKDLLIFLGDYIDRGENPRGVVEKIITLKKKYPEHVITLKGNHELMFEWFLEGKNVELFFYNGGEVTISQYYNSEKRMVELPLEHQIFFQELRLFFECEDYLFVHAGINPYKSLKDQTEEDFLWIRGLFYESKKVLPKTVVFGHTPFPTPFLGPDRIGIDTGCVYGGFLTAVMLPDIKFFQVKCKSRR